A stretch of Ailuropoda melanoleuca isolate Jingjing unplaced genomic scaffold, ASM200744v2 unplaced-scaffold7478, whole genome shotgun sequence DNA encodes these proteins:
- the LOC117800691 gene encoding flagellum-associated coiled-coil domain-containing protein 1-like, with protein MQEELNTQAVILETLNTTLYQTQMELQREKATVGNLEKMFQIKLAEAEEKFKYTIQLLTEENIHLRQKIIAKNEEIYEERSGRSTSIYEDDSDTLKDDSNEKQEL; from the exons ATGCAGGAAGAGTTGAATACACAAGCTGTTATCCTAGAAACACTTAACACAACCCTCTACCAAACCCAGATGGAACTTCAGAGAGAG AAAGCTACAGTGGGAAATCTAGAGAAAATGTTCCAGATCAAGCTTGCCGAAGCTgaagaaaagtttaaatatacCATACAGCTTCTGACAGAAGAAAACATTCATCTAAG GCAAAAAATAATTGCCAAGAATGAAGAAATTTATGAAGAACGATCTGGAAGGTCAACCTCTATCTATGAGGATGATTCTGACACTTTAAAAGATGACAGCaatgaaaaacaagaattatGA